The proteins below come from a single bacterium genomic window:
- a CDS encoding slipin family protein — MVIQPFVILIILLVLLLSSAIKVLREYERGVVFRLGRLVGDRGPGIIFLIPLIDRMVKVSLRTHTMDVPSQDIITRDNVSVKVNAVLYFRVLYPSKAVVEVEDYFYATSQLAQTTLRSVLGQAELDELLSARDKINQELQVIIDSHTDPWGIKVSMVEVKHVDLPVEMQRAMARQAEAERERRAKIIHAEGEFQASQTLANAAEIIATHPQALQLRYLQTLSEIATENNSTIVFPLPIDLLKPLLGNLPTGK, encoded by the coding sequence AAAGTGCTGCGCGAATATGAGCGCGGCGTAGTTTTCCGCCTGGGACGTCTGGTCGGCGACCGCGGCCCTGGCATCATCTTTCTCATCCCTCTGATCGACCGCATGGTCAAAGTCAGTTTGCGCACGCACACCATGGACGTGCCCTCCCAGGATATCATCACCCGGGACAACGTCTCAGTCAAAGTCAATGCCGTGCTCTATTTTCGCGTGCTCTATCCAAGCAAAGCGGTGGTGGAGGTCGAAGACTATTTTTATGCCACCTCGCAGCTCGCTCAGACCACCCTGCGTTCAGTCCTGGGCCAGGCGGAGCTGGACGAATTGCTTTCTGCACGCGACAAAATCAACCAGGAGCTGCAGGTCATCATCGACTCGCACACCGATCCCTGGGGCATCAAGGTGAGCATGGTCGAAGTCAAGCATGTGGATCTGCCGGTGGAAATGCAGCGCGCCATGGCGCGCCAGGCGGAGGCTGAACGGGAACGCCGCGCCAAGATCATTCATGCGGAAGGAGAGTTCCAAGCTTCGCAAACCCTGGCCAACGCCGCAGAGATCATCGCCACTCATCCGCAGGCCCTGCAGTTGCGCTATCTGCAGACGCTCTCGGAAATCGCGACGGAGAACAACTCCACCATCGTGTTCCCGCTGCCGATCGATCTGTTGAAGCCATTGCTCGGCAATCTGCCCACTGGAAAATAA